The following coding sequences are from one Fibrobacter sp. window:
- the topA gene encoding type I DNA topoisomerase produces MAKHLVIVESPAKCKTISKYLGKDFAVRATMGHIIDLPEKELGVDLEKDFRPKYTTSKGKRRILRSLRDEASKVEDVYLAPDPDREGEAIAWHVAESIKNENTSVKRVMFNEITRRAVLSAFENPKEIDMNKVNAQQARRILDRIVGYQVSPILWRTVFRGLSAGRVQSVALRLICEREEEIKAFKQMEYWSIHGTFEYEKSSFSAKLFSIDGKKGDQEHALIPDEAAAKAIITRLSGVDYSIKDVTRSEKVRKPYPPFITSTLQQEAARKLGFSAAKTMMIAQQLYEGLELGELGSMGLITYMRTDSTRIATEALQDASKVIKELLGDKYLPAAPRLYGKNKNAQDAHEAIRPSQVNLDFSPDRMKQYLSRDQHRLYELIWKRFLASQMENAVFDSTRVDIEGDGCVFRATGSIIKFDGFLALYDETVEDSSESGESQNERLPNLSAHKPVTLKELLDKQHFTQPPPRYTEASLVRELEDKGIGRPSTYAQIIDTLKRRKYVNVESRRFVPSEVGMMVKNILVKEFSSVFDVGFTADMESSLDKVEVGNADWVQVLRDFYGPFSSRLADVRQSIKDLRAQNQEVTERTCPECGKHPLVIKWSRNGKFLACQGFPACKYTEPLEKMDVVQTDEKCDKCGASMVILTINGNRFLGCSKFPECRNTKSMSTGVRCPQEGCEGTIVERKTRRGKVFYGCSAYPGCTFATWDRPVDQKCQKCGFPMMVYRETKRKGAVMRCISCKDEIPAKQSTPEVTAEV; encoded by the coding sequence ATGGCAAAACATCTGGTAATAGTGGAGTCGCCTGCGAAGTGCAAGACCATATCCAAGTATCTGGGGAAGGATTTTGCGGTGCGGGCAACGATGGGGCACATAATAGATTTGCCTGAAAAAGAGTTGGGTGTGGACCTGGAGAAGGATTTTCGTCCCAAGTACACAACCTCCAAGGGGAAACGTCGCATACTTCGTTCTCTCCGTGATGAGGCATCGAAGGTGGAGGATGTTTATCTCGCACCCGACCCTGACCGTGAAGGGGAAGCTATTGCCTGGCATGTAGCTGAGTCTATAAAGAATGAGAACACAAGTGTAAAGAGGGTGATGTTCAATGAGATCACCAGGCGCGCGGTGCTTTCTGCATTTGAGAATCCCAAAGAGATTGACATGAACAAGGTCAATGCTCAGCAGGCGCGGCGTATACTTGACCGGATCGTGGGTTATCAGGTTTCCCCGATTCTCTGGCGGACTGTTTTCAGGGGGTTGAGTGCCGGACGGGTGCAGTCTGTTGCTCTTCGTCTGATATGTGAGCGCGAAGAAGAGATAAAGGCGTTCAAACAGATGGAGTACTGGTCTATTCATGGAACTTTCGAATATGAGAAATCATCCTTTTCCGCAAAGCTCTTCTCTATTGACGGGAAAAAGGGTGACCAGGAGCATGCGCTTATCCCCGATGAGGCTGCAGCCAAGGCTATTATAACCCGTCTGAGCGGGGTAGATTACAGCATAAAGGATGTGACCAGGTCTGAGAAGGTTCGCAAGCCTTATCCGCCGTTTATCACCAGTACTTTGCAGCAGGAAGCGGCCAGGAAGCTGGGATTTTCGGCTGCAAAGACAATGATGATAGCGCAGCAGCTCTATGAGGGATTGGAACTTGGCGAACTGGGTTCAATGGGGTTAATCACCTACATGCGTACCGATTCGACGCGTATAGCCACGGAGGCCTTGCAGGATGCATCAAAGGTTATAAAGGAGCTTCTGGGCGACAAGTATCTTCCTGCGGCACCAAGATTATATGGCAAGAACAAGAACGCACAGGACGCACACGAAGCGATCAGGCCATCGCAGGTGAATCTTGATTTCTCTCCTGACAGGATGAAACAGTATCTCTCACGGGATCAGCATCGTCTGTACGAACTGATCTGGAAGCGTTTTCTGGCTTCACAGATGGAAAATGCAGTTTTCGATTCTACAAGGGTTGATATAGAGGGTGATGGATGTGTGTTCCGTGCTACAGGCAGTATCATAAAGTTTGATGGATTTCTTGCTCTTTACGATGAGACTGTGGAAGACAGTTCCGAGTCGGGCGAGAGTCAGAATGAGAGACTTCCGAATCTTTCTGCCCACAAGCCGGTTACTCTGAAGGAACTTCTTGATAAGCAGCACTTTACGCAGCCCCCCCCCCGTTACACTGAAGCATCGCTGGTGAGGGAGCTTGAGGACAAGGGGATAGGAAGGCCGAGTACTTATGCTCAGATTATTGATACACTGAAGAGACGCAAGTATGTAAATGTTGAATCGCGTCGGTTTGTGCCATCTGAGGTGGGTATGATGGTCAAGAACATACTTGTAAAGGAGTTCTCCAGTGTTTTTGACGTAGGTTTTACAGCCGACATGGAATCATCGCTGGACAAGGTAGAGGTGGGAAATGCCGACTGGGTGCAGGTGCTCAGAGATTTTTACGGTCCATTTTCCAGCCGTCTGGCCGATGTACGTCAGAGTATAAAAGATCTGCGGGCGCAGAACCAGGAGGTTACAGAGCGGACATGTCCCGAATGCGGGAAGCATCCGCTGGTGATTAAATGGAGCAGAAACGGCAAATTTCTTGCCTGTCAAGGTTTTCCGGCATGTAAATACACCGAGCCGCTGGAAAAGATGGATGTTGTCCAGACCGATGAGAAATGTGACAAATGCGGTGCATCGATGGTGATTCTTACTATCAACGGGAACCGTTTTCTTGGCTGTTCAAAATTTCCTGAGTGCAGGAATACCAAATCGATGTCTACCGGAGTGCGTTGTCCTCAGGAGGGTTGTGAGGGGACGATTGTCGAGCGTAAGACCCGTCGTGGAAAGGTTTTCTATGGCTGCAGTGCTTATCCCGGGTGTACATTTGCGACCTGGGACCGTCCTGTTGACCAGAAATGCCAGAAGTGCGGTTTTCCGATGATGGTTTACAGGGAGACGAAGCGTAAGGGTGCGGTCATGAGGTGTATCTCATGTAAAGACGAGATACCGGCAAAGCAGAGCACACCTGAAGTGACTGCGGAAGTTTGA
- a CDS encoding DNA-directed RNA polymerase subunit alpha, whose amino-acid sequence MKWKSLMMPKGIQIENPENIPNFARVIVEPLERGWGHTIGNSLRRILLSSLQGAAVTSVRINGAMHEYSTLEGVVEDVTDIILNIKQLRIKLHADHDTTLRLEVSGEGEVKASDIEKNPDVTILNPDLHIATINSDAKLKIEMRVSDGRGYAPAEMNRREEDPVGTIPIDALFSPITKVNYVVDNTRVGQRTDLDKVTFEVWTDGSISVEDAMGYSAKLLYDHLEIFINIEGEFEPVQEAIHDEKTEKLRQLLKMRVDELELSVRSNNCLRAANIHTLADLVRNQESDMLKYKNFGRKSLVELNQVLSNLGLTFGMDVDKIMGSSHE is encoded by the coding sequence ATGAAATGGAAAAGCTTGATGATGCCTAAAGGCATCCAGATCGAGAATCCAGAAAACATCCCGAATTTTGCGCGGGTGATTGTTGAGCCACTTGAGCGAGGCTGGGGGCACACCATCGGGAATTCTCTTCGCAGAATTCTTCTTTCCTCTTTGCAGGGTGCTGCTGTGACATCGGTGAGAATCAATGGTGCAATGCATGAGTATTCGACTCTGGAAGGGGTGGTGGAGGATGTTACTGACATTATTCTGAACATAAAGCAGCTCAGGATTAAACTGCATGCTGATCATGACACCACGCTGAGACTTGAAGTGAGCGGTGAGGGAGAAGTCAAGGCAAGTGATATAGAAAAGAACCCTGATGTCACGATTCTCAATCCGGACCTTCATATCGCCACAATCAACTCTGATGCAAAGCTTAAGATTGAAATGCGTGTATCAGACGGCAGGGGTTATGCCCCGGCAGAGATGAACAGGCGGGAAGAGGACCCGGTTGGCACAATTCCAATAGACGCACTTTTCTCACCGATTACAAAAGTCAATTATGTGGTCGATAATACGCGTGTGGGACAGCGTACCGATCTTGACAAGGTAACTTTTGAGGTGTGGACAGACGGCAGCATATCGGTGGAAGATGCGATGGGTTATTCCGCCAAGCTGCTCTACGATCATCTTGAAATTTTTATCAACATTGAGGGTGAATTCGAGCCTGTTCAGGAAGCAATTCATGATGAAAAGACCGAAAAGCTTCGTCAGTTGCTGAAGATGAGAGTTGATGAACTCGAACTTTCGGTCAGGTCGAATAACTGCCTGAGAGCGGCCAATATCCATACTCTTGCTGATCTGGTCCGTAATCAGGAGTCGGATATGCTGAAGTACAAGAATTTCGGAAGAAAGTCGCTTGTTGAGTTGAACCAGGTACTGTCGAATCTGGGGCTTACATTCGGAATGGATGTAGACAAAATTATGGGTTCCAGCCACGAGTAA
- a CDS encoding NAD-dependent epimerase/dehydratase family protein, protein MKVVIIGGTGNISSEVAAALYQKGNSITVVTTGKRPVPPLYTHIRADRNNTEEFKKALAGIESDCVIDFFAFVPDHLKVDYEIFKGRTGQFIFISSATVYEKPHKKIPITEQTPLGNPFWHYAQDKIRCEEYLWSVNSPLFPVTIVRPSHTFGNQWIPSPLCGNDFTVAQRILDGRPIIIHDRGESLWTLTAASDFAAGLGGLAGNLNAIGEAFHITSDEALSWNKIYQILGATLGREPVVEYIPSKALSQVYPEARGALFGDKKENGVFDNSKIKKFVPGFSCKKTFVAAIRESVEWFMQEPVRRAVNPEQDRFIDRLIEMCKPHSI, encoded by the coding sequence ATGAAAGTAGTGATAATCGGCGGAACAGGAAATATCTCCTCAGAAGTAGCGGCAGCCCTCTACCAGAAAGGTAACTCCATCACAGTTGTAACAACCGGAAAACGACCTGTCCCTCCCCTGTACACCCATATCAGAGCAGACAGGAACAATACTGAAGAATTCAAAAAAGCCCTTGCCGGTATTGAGTCTGATTGTGTCATCGACTTCTTCGCATTTGTCCCGGATCATTTAAAAGTGGACTATGAGATATTCAAAGGCAGAACAGGTCAATTCATCTTTATCAGCAGCGCGACAGTCTATGAAAAACCCCATAAAAAAATACCCATTACAGAACAGACACCTCTTGGTAATCCATTCTGGCACTACGCCCAGGATAAGATCAGATGCGAAGAGTATCTCTGGAGTGTAAACAGCCCACTCTTCCCGGTCACCATTGTCAGACCATCTCACACATTCGGTAATCAATGGATCCCCTCCCCTCTGTGCGGAAATGATTTCACTGTGGCTCAACGTATCCTCGATGGAAGGCCCATTATAATCCATGACAGAGGCGAATCACTCTGGACTCTTACAGCAGCTTCTGATTTTGCAGCAGGTCTGGGAGGACTTGCAGGTAATCTCAATGCCATAGGTGAAGCTTTTCATATAACCAGCGATGAAGCCCTTTCCTGGAATAAGATATACCAAATCCTTGGCGCCACACTTGGAAGAGAACCGGTTGTGGAATATATTCCTTCTAAAGCCCTGTCACAGGTTTATCCGGAAGCTCGCGGAGCTCTCTTTGGTGACAAAAAAGAGAATGGGGTATTTGACAATTCTAAAATCAAAAAGTTTGTCCCGGGATTCTCCTGCAAAAAAACCTTTGTCGCAGCAATACGTGAATCAGTTGAGTGGTTCATGCAGGAGCCGGTAAGGAGAGCCGTAAATCCGGAGCAGGATAGATTTATCGATAGGTTGATCGAAATGTGCAAACCACACTCGATATGA
- a CDS encoding sigma-54-dependent Fis family transcriptional regulator: MSIISNTTGKINKSVLVISSDIPFRARIRENLSLHGLHVIETGSQAEALSAFDQSQIGIVFLDIQQMPMIELDIVSYIRTRYSAEIVVFTTMNELEEATNALRNGAAFYLVKPFKMTDLKSVLDKLALRIERQDDQIQLEQQFLSDLMAGSPSMEKILKFAMKISPTNSTILIGGESGTGKEFFSRIIHRMSKRVDGRFVAMNCGAIPDTLFESELFGFKKGAFTGADRDKPGLVEEAHLGTLFLDEVGELSAQAQVKLLRFLQEREFRRIGETTSRSVDVRIIAATNKDLTRLMEQGKFREDLFFRLNVFYLYLPPLRERKETIPNLIRLFVHRYNQLLNKHISRFSKAAEAILANYDYPGNIRELENILEHAVVLAEGGEITEKDLPESMFRNRLLLSGPTQDSSPDSGEVLTLAEMEKRHISQTLILTNFNYTEASRKLGISRSTLWRKIKEYNIEVK; the protein is encoded by the coding sequence ATGTCAATAATCTCAAATACAACCGGTAAAATTAATAAATCTGTTCTGGTTATCTCCTCAGATATCCCTTTCCGTGCCAGGATAAGAGAAAACCTCTCTTTACATGGACTCCATGTGATTGAGACCGGCTCTCAGGCAGAAGCTCTGTCAGCCTTCGATCAATCCCAAATCGGAATCGTGTTTTTAGATATCCAGCAGATGCCCATGATCGAGCTTGATATTGTTAGCTATATCCGCACCAGATACAGTGCGGAGATTGTGGTCTTTACAACAATGAACGAGCTGGAAGAAGCCACAAACGCCCTCCGAAATGGCGCCGCATTCTATCTGGTAAAACCATTTAAGATGACCGACCTCAAATCCGTCCTGGATAAACTCGCACTGCGGATTGAGAGACAGGATGACCAGATCCAGCTTGAACAACAGTTCCTCTCTGACCTGATGGCAGGTTCACCATCGATGGAGAAGATTCTTAAATTTGCAATGAAAATCTCCCCCACAAATTCAACTATTCTGATTGGCGGAGAAAGCGGAACCGGAAAAGAATTCTTCTCCAGAATAATCCACCGCATGTCAAAAAGAGTCGATGGGCGATTTGTGGCCATGAATTGCGGAGCAATACCGGATACACTCTTCGAAAGTGAACTCTTCGGTTTCAAAAAAGGCGCATTCACCGGAGCCGACAGGGATAAACCAGGTCTGGTCGAAGAAGCTCATCTGGGAACACTTTTTCTTGATGAAGTGGGAGAACTCTCTGCTCAGGCACAGGTCAAACTCCTGCGTTTCCTCCAGGAAAGGGAATTCCGCAGAATAGGTGAGACAACAAGCAGATCGGTCGATGTGAGGATTATCGCAGCAACAAACAAGGACCTTACCCGCCTTATGGAACAGGGGAAATTCAGAGAAGACCTCTTTTTCCGCCTTAACGTTTTCTATCTGTACTTGCCCCCTTTACGCGAGAGAAAAGAGACTATTCCAAATCTCATCCGTCTCTTTGTCCACAGATACAATCAACTCCTTAACAAACACATTAGCCGGTTTTCCAAGGCAGCAGAAGCTATTCTTGCCAACTATGACTATCCGGGAAATATAAGAGAACTGGAAAATATCCTGGAACATGCAGTAGTCCTGGCCGAAGGAGGCGAAATTACAGAAAAAGACCTTCCGGAATCCATGTTCCGAAACAGGCTGCTGCTCTCAGGACCAACCCAGGACTCCAGTCCCGATTCCGGAGAAGTGCTTACCCTTGCAGAAATGGAAAAAAGACACATCTCTCAGACTCTGATATTGACCAACTTTAACTATACCGAGGCATCCAGAAAACTGGGTATCTCCCGTTCTACACTCTGGCGCAAAATCAAAGAATACAACATAGAGGTCAAGTAA
- the purH gene encoding bifunctional phosphoribosylaminoimidazolecarboxamide formyltransferase/IMP cyclohydrolase, with protein sequence MPVKRALISVSDKTGVVEFARELVKNGVEILSTGGTSRSLKESGVAVKSVDSYTGHPEIMDGRVKTLHPRVHGGILAIRDNPEHIKQMAENGIEPIDLVVVNLYPFEKTVLRKDVTIEEAIENIDIGGPTMVRSAAKNHAYVTIVVDPGDYDLILDEISKFGGVTFESRKYLAVKAFRHTADYDANIDKYLSDVYLGEKILRISYGKGSSLRYGENPHQSAVFFRGKSQEPSVANACQLHGKELSFNNIVDGDAALEVIKEFSDSPSAAVIKHTNPCGLATGNTLAQALEAAWSGDPISAFGSIIAVNRVLDKDAAEVLAGRFVEMIIAPDFTPDALQYLKEKSMVIRLLAVGELAGSEKEAFTLKHVTGGLLWQYRDTGVSEKWESVTAQAFPPEKEMLGCFAWRACKHVKSNAIVLAQEYAQGVYRVLGMGAGQPNRVDALRKLAVPKVCENLAREYQNEGKSVPGDLKFAEFEDMVMASDAFFPFPDAIEEAHSAGIRYIVQPGGSKRDGEVVEACNRYGMSMVFTGMRHFCH encoded by the coding sequence ATGCCGGTCAAGCGGGCACTTATCAGTGTGTCAGACAAAACGGGTGTAGTGGAATTTGCACGCGAACTGGTGAAAAACGGTGTGGAGATACTTTCTACCGGGGGGACATCGAGAAGCCTCAAAGAGAGTGGGGTTGCGGTAAAATCTGTGGATTCCTACACCGGACATCCTGAGATTATGGATGGCCGAGTAAAGACTCTTCATCCTCGTGTCCATGGGGGAATCCTGGCGATAAGGGATAATCCTGAGCATATAAAGCAGATGGCAGAGAATGGAATTGAGCCCATAGACCTGGTTGTAGTCAATCTGTATCCTTTTGAGAAGACTGTTCTCAGGAAAGATGTGACTATTGAGGAGGCGATAGAGAATATTGATATCGGGGGGCCGACGATGGTCAGGAGTGCGGCCAAGAACCATGCCTATGTTACAATTGTAGTTGATCCTGGTGATTACGACCTTATTCTAGATGAGATTTCAAAGTTCGGCGGGGTCACATTTGAGAGCCGGAAGTATCTGGCTGTGAAAGCATTTCGCCATACTGCGGATTATGATGCCAATATCGACAAGTACCTCAGTGATGTTTATCTTGGAGAGAAGATACTGCGGATCTCTTATGGAAAAGGTTCTTCCCTTCGTTATGGAGAGAATCCGCATCAGAGCGCGGTTTTTTTCAGGGGAAAGAGCCAGGAGCCATCTGTAGCCAATGCATGTCAGTTGCATGGGAAAGAGTTGTCTTTCAACAATATCGTTGATGGTGATGCTGCGTTAGAGGTTATAAAAGAGTTTTCAGATTCTCCCTCGGCAGCCGTAATCAAACATACAAATCCCTGTGGACTGGCAACGGGAAATACACTGGCTCAGGCGCTGGAGGCGGCCTGGTCGGGAGATCCAATCTCTGCTTTTGGCAGCATTATAGCGGTCAACCGGGTTTTGGACAAAGATGCGGCTGAGGTTCTTGCAGGGCGGTTTGTGGAGATGATAATAGCTCCGGATTTTACACCGGATGCGCTCCAGTATCTGAAAGAGAAGAGCATGGTTATAAGGCTTCTTGCGGTTGGAGAACTGGCTGGAAGCGAGAAGGAAGCATTCACATTGAAGCATGTTACAGGCGGTCTTTTGTGGCAGTATCGTGATACGGGTGTCAGTGAAAAATGGGAGTCTGTGACTGCTCAGGCATTTCCTCCGGAAAAGGAGATGCTGGGGTGTTTTGCCTGGAGAGCCTGCAAGCACGTGAAATCAAATGCTATAGTTCTGGCGCAGGAGTATGCTCAGGGTGTTTACAGAGTTCTGGGTATGGGTGCGGGTCAGCCAAACCGTGTAGATGCGCTCAGGAAGCTTGCCGTTCCAAAGGTTTGTGAGAATCTTGCCCGGGAGTACCAGAATGAGGGCAAGTCAGTTCCCGGGGATTTAAAGTTTGCCGAATTTGAGGACATGGTTATGGCTTCGGATGCGTTTTTTCCTTTCCCGGATGCGATTGAGGAAGCGCATAGTGCGGGTATAAGGTATATAGTGCAGCCCGGAGGATCAAAGCGGGACGGGGAAGTGGTAGAGGCTTGTAACCGGTATGGAATGTCTATGGTTTTTACGGGAATGCGGCATTTTTGTCACTAA
- a CDS encoding methylenetetrahydrofolate--tRNA-(uracil(54)-C(5))-methyltransferase (FADH(2)-oxidizing) TrmFO, with amino-acid sequence MGTVAIIGAGLAGSEAALVLARNGISVDLFEARPERMTPAHKTGYPAELVCSNSFKSNQLPSAHGLLKAELSILGSPVLEAAKRCAIPGGSALVVDREAFSAEVERLIREEPGIRLIRQELKEPPLSYRCCIIAAGPLASEDLTNWLAETFSASSLHFYDAIAPIVSADSLDMSIVFSASRWEDGEGDYLNCPFSEEQYRVFYDTLREADRVIARSFENQKFFEACLPIEVAAQRGYEALAFGPLRPVGLIDPRTGKRPFAVCQLRREKLSGESYNLVGFQTRLTIPEQKRVFRLIPGMEKAEFLRFGSIHRNTYLDSPKLLCEDLSFHSNRSLFLAGQICGSEGYTESVVTGHLAAAAVVARVRGETFVVPPAETALGSLLRHVTCSEEKSFTPSNIHFGLFPPLEEKRKGRGWKKEKKELLCDRGVKGMIDWSLKTGLVRGSEAKQSQSVPA; translated from the coding sequence TTGGGTACAGTTGCCATTATTGGAGCCGGGCTGGCGGGCAGTGAAGCTGCTTTGGTTCTGGCCAGAAACGGTATTTCTGTCGATCTTTTCGAGGCCCGTCCTGAGCGGATGACTCCTGCGCACAAGACCGGGTATCCTGCAGAGTTAGTCTGCTCAAACTCCTTCAAATCCAATCAACTTCCATCGGCACATGGTCTTTTAAAAGCGGAACTGTCAATTCTGGGAAGTCCAGTTCTGGAGGCGGCAAAGAGATGTGCAATTCCTGGCGGGTCTGCACTTGTAGTTGACCGTGAGGCTTTTTCCGCTGAGGTGGAAAGGCTTATCAGAGAAGAGCCGGGTATAAGGTTAATTCGTCAGGAGCTTAAAGAGCCTCCCTTATCATACCGTTGCTGCATAATTGCTGCGGGTCCCCTTGCATCGGAGGACCTTACAAACTGGCTTGCAGAGACTTTCTCCGCATCATCTCTGCATTTCTACGATGCCATAGCTCCGATTGTGTCGGCAGATTCACTTGACATGTCAATAGTATTCAGCGCATCGAGGTGGGAAGATGGCGAGGGGGATTATCTCAACTGTCCATTTTCCGAGGAGCAATACCGGGTTTTTTACGATACCTTAAGGGAAGCGGACAGGGTTATTGCGCGGAGTTTCGAGAATCAGAAATTTTTTGAAGCTTGTCTTCCTATTGAGGTTGCGGCGCAGAGGGGTTATGAGGCGCTCGCGTTTGGTCCTCTAAGGCCTGTGGGTCTTATTGATCCCCGCACAGGCAAACGTCCTTTTGCAGTGTGTCAATTAAGGAGAGAGAAACTTTCAGGGGAGAGTTACAATCTGGTAGGGTTTCAGACCCGGCTCACTATCCCTGAGCAGAAGCGTGTTTTCCGTTTGATACCAGGAATGGAGAAAGCCGAATTCCTGCGATTTGGAAGCATTCATCGTAATACCTATCTTGATTCTCCAAAGCTTCTTTGTGAGGATCTTTCTTTTCATAGCAACAGATCGCTTTTTCTGGCAGGTCAGATTTGCGGCAGTGAGGGGTATACCGAGAGTGTGGTAACCGGGCATCTGGCTGCTGCTGCAGTTGTGGCGAGGGTCAGGGGTGAAACTTTTGTGGTGCCTCCTGCCGAGACTGCGCTTGGTTCACTGTTACGCCATGTTACCTGTTCTGAGGAGAAGAGCTTTACACCTAGCAATATCCATTTCGGCCTGTTTCCGCCTCTTGAGGAAAAGAGGAAGGGGAGGGGTTGGAAGAAGGAGAAGAAAGAGCTTCTTTGTGACAGGGGGGTGAAGGGAATGATAGACTGGAGCCTGAAGACAGGGCTGGTGAGGGGCAGTGAGGCTAAACAGAGCCAGTCAGTGCCTGCTTGA
- a CDS encoding YbgC/FadM family acyl-CoA thioesterase has protein sequence MKIRIYYEDTDCGNVVYYANYLKYMERSRTELLRKQGVDLSEYQKNNILFAVIEANVKYRAPARYNDLLDVQSIVNEITAATIGFETTIKNESGVLLVKGNIRLACMRSDGRARRIPEEIKQALTGSV, from the coding sequence ATGAAAATCAGAATCTACTACGAAGACACCGACTGCGGAAATGTGGTATATTACGCCAACTACCTGAAATACATGGAACGAAGCAGAACAGAACTGCTGAGAAAACAGGGAGTGGATCTTTCCGAATATCAGAAAAATAATATCCTGTTCGCTGTAATCGAAGCAAATGTCAAATACCGCGCACCGGCACGATACAACGATCTTCTGGACGTCCAGTCAATTGTAAATGAAATCACTGCGGCAACAATCGGTTTTGAAACAACCATTAAAAATGAATCCGGAGTATTGCTTGTCAAAGGGAACATCAGGCTGGCATGCATGAGATCTGATGGAAGAGCAAGAAGAATCCCTGAAGAAATCAAGCAGGCACTGACTGGCTCTGTTTAG
- a CDS encoding class II fructose-1,6-bisphosphate aldolase: MAVSYKELGFVNTHEMFKKAMEGGYAIPAYNFNNMEQIQSIITACGKSNSPVIMQVSSGARKYANSTLLRYMAQGAVQMARDAGYNIPVALHLDHGDTFELCVSCIESGFSSVMIDGSHHPYEQNVELTKKVVEYAHKYDVTVEGELGVLAGIEDDVQAAKSIYTQPEQVEDFVKKTGVDSLAISIGTSHGAYKFKPEQCTKDESGVLVPPPLRFDILEEIEKRIPGFPIVLHGASSVLPEYVKIINENGGKLKAAVGIPAEQLRRAAKSAVCKINIDSDGRLVMTAIIRKTFAEKPEEFDPRKYLGPAREELIKMMIDKNENVLGSAGKA; the protein is encoded by the coding sequence ATGGCAGTAAGTTACAAAGAACTTGGTTTTGTAAATACCCATGAAATGTTTAAAAAAGCTATGGAAGGCGGTTACGCTATTCCGGCTTACAATTTCAACAACATGGAACAGATCCAGTCCATTATCACTGCATGCGGGAAATCCAATTCACCGGTGATCATGCAGGTTTCAAGCGGAGCGAGGAAGTACGCCAATTCCACTCTTCTGAGGTACATGGCTCAGGGTGCGGTGCAGATGGCGAGAGATGCCGGTTACAATATTCCTGTTGCTCTTCATCTTGATCATGGTGACACTTTCGAACTCTGTGTATCCTGTATTGAGAGCGGTTTTTCATCTGTTATGATTGACGGGTCTCATCATCCTTACGAGCAGAATGTCGAGTTGACAAAGAAAGTTGTTGAGTATGCTCACAAGTATGATGTTACTGTTGAGGGTGAGCTGGGGGTTCTTGCCGGTATCGAGGATGATGTTCAGGCGGCCAAGTCTATTTACACTCAGCCGGAACAGGTTGAGGATTTTGTCAAGAAGACCGGTGTGGATTCACTGGCTATCTCTATTGGTACATCGCATGGTGCATACAAGTTCAAGCCTGAGCAGTGTACAAAGGATGAGAGCGGGGTATTGGTTCCTCCTCCTCTTCGTTTTGATATTCTTGAAGAGATCGAGAAGAGGATTCCTGGTTTTCCGATTGTTCTGCACGGGGCCAGCTCGGTTCTTCCTGAATATGTGAAGATAATCAATGAAAATGGCGGAAAACTCAAGGCTGCAGTAGGAATTCCCGCAGAACAGCTTCGCAGGGCGGCAAAATCTGCTGTCTGCAAGATCAATATCGATTCTGACGGCAGGCTGGTAATGACAGCAATAATAAGGAAGACTTTTGCCGAGAAGCCTGAGGAGTTCGATCCCAGAAAGTATCTTGGACCGGCTCGTGAGGAGCTTATTAAGATGATGATCGACAAGAACGAAAACGTTCTGGGAAGTGCCGGAAAAGCGTAA
- the rplQ gene encoding 50S ribosomal protein L17 encodes MRHLVSGRKLNRTASHRRAMLSNLAISILDKERVTTTLAKAKEVRSVVERLITYGKQGGLHAIRMASRRINDKAVLKKLFDDIGPSFKDREGGYTRIIKIGERKGDNAPMSIIELVGRGGTEAVRKRKRKPKAKAAPQAAGATEQVQSAETAAPSEASSEKSSSETEK; translated from the coding sequence ATGCGTCATCTGGTATCTGGACGGAAATTAAACAGAACAGCTAGTCACCGTCGGGCAATGCTTTCCAATCTGGCAATATCGATTCTGGACAAGGAGAGGGTTACAACAACTCTTGCCAAGGCCAAAGAGGTGCGCAGTGTAGTGGAGCGCCTTATAACCTATGGCAAGCAGGGTGGGCTTCATGCGATACGCATGGCATCCCGCAGAATCAACGACAAGGCGGTGTTGAAGAAACTATTCGATGATATTGGGCCTTCATTCAAGGACCGTGAGGGCGGATACACCCGCATTATAAAGATAGGCGAACGTAAGGGCGACAATGCCCCGATGTCTATCATTGAGCTGGTTGGACGTGGTGGTACAGAAGCTGTCAGGAAACGCAAAAGGAAGCCGAAGGCAAAAGCTGCTCCTCAGGCGGCGGGTGCCACTGAACAGGTACAGAGTGCTGAAACAGCCGCTCCTTCTGAAGCTTCTTCTGAAAAATCCTCTTCGGAAACTGAAAAATAA